The following are encoded in a window of Vicugna pacos chromosome 2, VicPac4, whole genome shotgun sequence genomic DNA:
- the LOC102545586 gene encoding UDP-glucuronosyltransferase 2B31-like isoform X5 produces MTKMEMEEFVQSSGEDGIVVFTLGSIVTNITEERANVIASALAQIPQKVLWRYHGKKPDTLGPNTRLYKWIPQNDLLGHPKTKAFITHGGTNGIYEAIYHGIPMVGIPLFADQPDNIAHMMAKGAAVRLDFNKMSTTDLLNALKQVINNPSYKQNAMRLSTIQHDQPMKPLDRAVFWIEFVMRHKGAKHLRPAAHDLTWYQYHSLDVTGFLLACVATAVFVITKCCLFCCQKFPKAGKKNKRE; encoded by the exons ATGACTAAGATG GAAATGGAAGAGTTTGTCCAGAGCTCAGGAGAAGATGGTATTGTGGTGTTTACTTTGGGGTCGATTGTCACTAACATAACAGAAGAAAGAGCCAATGTGATTGCATCAGCCCTTGCCCAGATTCCACAAAAG GTTCTTTGGAGATACCATGGCAAGAAACCAGATACCTTAGGACCCAATACTCGGCTGTACAAGTGGATCCCCCAGAACGACCTTCTTG GTCATCCAAAAACCAAAGCTTTTATAACTCATGGTGGAACCAACGGCATTTATGAGGCCATCTACCACGGGATCCCTATGGTGGGCATTCCTCTGTTTGCTGACCAACCTGATAACATCGCTCACATGATGGCCAAGGGGGCAGCTGTCAGGCTGGACTTCAATAAAATGTCAACAACAGATTTGCTCAATGCACTGAAGCAAGTCATTAATAATCCTtc ctACAAGCAGAATGCTATGAGGTTATCAACCATTCAGCACGATCAACCTATGAAGCCCCTGGACCGAGCAGTCTTCTGGATCGAGTTTGTCATGCGCCACAAAGGAGCCAAGCACCTGCGGCCAGCCGCCCACGACCTCACCTGGTACCAGTACCACTCTCTGGATGTGACTGGGTTCCTGCTGGCCTGTGTGGCAACTGCTGTCTTTGTCATCACAAAATGTTGTCTCTTTTGCTGCCAGAAGTTTCCTAAAGcaggaaagaagaataaaagggAGTAG
- the LOC102545586 gene encoding UDP-glucuronosyltransferase 2B31-like isoform X6 codes for MEEFVQSSGEDGIVVFTLGSIVTNITEERANVIASALAQIPQKVLWRYHGKKPDTLGPNTRLYKWIPQNDLLGHPKTKAFITHGGTNGIYEAIYHGIPMVGIPLFADQPDNIAHMMAKGAAVRLDFNKMSTTDLLNALKQVINNPSYKQNAMRLSTIQHDQPMKPLDRAVFWIEFVMRHKGAKHLRPAAHDLTWYQYHSLDVTGFLLACVATAVFVITKCCLFCCQKFPKAGKKNKRE; via the exons ATGGAAGAGTTTGTCCAGAGCTCAGGAGAAGATGGTATTGTGGTGTTTACTTTGGGGTCGATTGTCACTAACATAACAGAAGAAAGAGCCAATGTGATTGCATCAGCCCTTGCCCAGATTCCACAAAAG GTTCTTTGGAGATACCATGGCAAGAAACCAGATACCTTAGGACCCAATACTCGGCTGTACAAGTGGATCCCCCAGAACGACCTTCTTG GTCATCCAAAAACCAAAGCTTTTATAACTCATGGTGGAACCAACGGCATTTATGAGGCCATCTACCACGGGATCCCTATGGTGGGCATTCCTCTGTTTGCTGACCAACCTGATAACATCGCTCACATGATGGCCAAGGGGGCAGCTGTCAGGCTGGACTTCAATAAAATGTCAACAACAGATTTGCTCAATGCACTGAAGCAAGTCATTAATAATCCTtc ctACAAGCAGAATGCTATGAGGTTATCAACCATTCAGCACGATCAACCTATGAAGCCCCTGGACCGAGCAGTCTTCTGGATCGAGTTTGTCATGCGCCACAAAGGAGCCAAGCACCTGCGGCCAGCCGCCCACGACCTCACCTGGTACCAGTACCACTCTCTGGATGTGACTGGGTTCCTGCTGGCCTGTGTGGCAACTGCTGTCTTTGTCATCACAAAATGTTGTCTCTTTTGCTGCCAGAAGTTTCCTAAAGcaggaaagaagaataaaagggAGTAG